A genomic window from Emys orbicularis isolate rEmyOrb1 chromosome 8, rEmyOrb1.hap1, whole genome shotgun sequence includes:
- the C8H5orf15 gene encoding keratinocyte-associated transmembrane protein 2, with protein sequence MAAARERIRAAVREASPPGRALSLLLLLVGLALPACGLATNATADAPKNDSEVLNTSQISTPSLPTLITTTKKQSSATLKVSNIVTLGSAIVKDDPATSVTTHSTSVSPISQIDVDASEDTKIEEEGLLTDFKDILNSSPPTAKETMEPDGRDDYGPYEVTPNSRYNTDLDLLEDEETDSFGSYNEHMKSLDAKIKDSVSGLEEDTHFFFHLVIIAFLVAVVYITYHNKRKIFLLVQSRRWRDGLCSRTVEYHRLDQNVNEAMPSLKITNDYIF encoded by the exons ATGGCCGCTGCCAGGGAGAGGATACGGGCAGCTGTGAGAGAGGCGTCCCCGCCGGGCCGGGCCCTttccctcctcctgctgcttgttGGCCTGGCTTTGCCGGCCTGCGGCCTGGCGACCAATG ctacTGCAGATGCTCCTAAAAATGACAGTGAAGTGTTAAATACATCTCAGATTTCAACACCCAGTCTGCCCACTTTGATAACTACAACAAAAAAACAATCCTCCGCAACTCTTAAAGTCAGTAATATTGTCACACTTGGATCAGCTATCGTGAAGGATGACCCAGCCACATCTGTTACAACTCATTCCACATCTGTTAGCCCCATTTCACAAATTGATGTGGATGCTTCTGAAGATACTAAAATTGAGGAAGAGGGTCTCCTAACAGACTTCAAAGACATACTGAATAGTTCACCACCAACAGCAAAAGAAACTATGGAGCCTGATGGGCGTGATGACTATGGCCCTTATGAGGTGACGCCCAATTCCAGATATAATACAGACCTAGATTTGCTGGAAGATGAGGAGACTGATAGCTTTGGCAGTTATAATGAGCACATGAAATCTCTTGATGCCAAGATAAAGGACTCTGTCTCAGGATTGGAAGAAGACACCCATTTCTTTTTCCACCTGGTTATTATTGCCTTCTTAGTAGCTGTTGTTTATATCACATATCATAATAAGAGAAAG ATCTTCTTATTGGTCCAGAGCCGAAGGTGGCGTGATGGTCTTTGCTCGAGAACAGTGGAATATCATCGTTTAGATCAAAATGTTAATGAAGCAATGCCTTCACTGAAGATAACCAatgattacattttttaa